A stretch of the Bradyrhizobium arachidis genome encodes the following:
- a CDS encoding response regulator transcription factor yields the protein MGRFLIVDDHPLFREALENSVRLAVPDVEILEAATVDEALAALSSSEIDLTIFDLSLPGTTGLSGLVRIRKAFPRNPIAVVSCHKDPQIIASALSLGVSGYVPKSTSKEELVRAIGIVLGGSIYLPSGYRTIGCADLCNGPVQELLKRMNDLTVQQVRVLELIHRGLQNKQIAHELHVCESTVKVHVSEILRKLKVASRTKAIVEMSKIEFANLAGDGSGRFAQGFA from the coding sequence GTGGGGCGATTCCTCATTGTCGACGATCATCCGCTGTTCCGCGAGGCGCTGGAAAACAGCGTTCGCCTCGCCGTGCCGGATGTCGAAATCCTTGAGGCGGCGACCGTCGACGAGGCGCTTGCCGCGCTCTCGTCGAGCGAGATCGATCTGACCATCTTCGACCTTTCCCTGCCCGGAACGACGGGACTATCCGGCCTTGTTCGCATCCGTAAAGCCTTTCCCCGGAATCCGATCGCCGTCGTTTCGTGCCACAAGGATCCCCAAATCATTGCAAGCGCACTCTCTCTGGGCGTATCCGGATACGTTCCCAAATCGACCTCGAAGGAAGAACTCGTGCGTGCTATCGGCATCGTGCTGGGAGGTTCGATTTATCTTCCCAGCGGCTACCGCACAATTGGCTGTGCAGATCTCTGCAACGGACCGGTGCAAGAGCTGCTGAAGCGCATGAATGATCTTACCGTACAGCAAGTGCGGGTTCTGGAGCTGATCCACCGCGGGCTGCAGAACAAACAGATCGCTCACGAACTGCATGTCTGCGAGTCGACGGTCAAGGTGCATGTCTCCGAGATCCTCCGCAAGCTCAAGGTCGCAAGCCGCACCAAGGCCATCGTCGAGATGTCGAAGATCGAGTTCGCGAACCTGGCCGGCGATGGCTCCGGCAGGTTTGCGCAAGGATTCGCCTGA
- a CDS encoding MarR family winged helix-turn-helix transcriptional regulator: MSNPKLRSAAPIPARRQASRADTRPQQADRASESAVSLKKLNGLAGYLIRQAQLWVFEDFNATLGPLQLRPVYFSILTIVGENPGLSQMALSQVLGVVRSALVPMLDGLEARDLLDRTPSKTDRRSHALYLTPEGKALLERAEALVQEHEKRLVKKVGASGHKQLLQILSVFGKQP; this comes from the coding sequence GTGTCCAACCCGAAGCTTCGCTCGGCAGCGCCGATACCGGCCCGCAGACAGGCGTCGCGGGCTGATACGCGGCCGCAGCAGGCTGATCGCGCCAGCGAGTCGGCCGTCAGCCTGAAGAAGCTCAATGGCCTCGCGGGCTACCTGATCCGGCAGGCTCAGCTCTGGGTCTTCGAGGACTTCAACGCGACGCTCGGCCCGCTGCAGTTGCGGCCGGTTTACTTCTCGATCCTGACGATCGTGGGGGAAAACCCGGGCCTGTCGCAGATGGCGTTATCGCAGGTGCTGGGCGTCGTGCGATCGGCCCTGGTGCCGATGCTGGACGGGCTGGAAGCCAGAGACCTGCTCGATCGCACGCCGTCAAAGACCGACCGGAGGTCCCATGCGCTCTATCTGACGCCGGAAGGAAAGGCCCTGCTGGAGCGCGCCGAGGCGCTCGTCCAGGAGCACGAGAAACGCCTGGTGAAGAAGGTCGGCGCTAGCGGCCACAAGCAATTGCTGCAGATCCTTAGCGTGTTTGGGAAGCAGCCATAG
- a CDS encoding autotransporter domain-containing protein has translation MVERRNMRFGVHRSGGFGARGRQLGAAAATAVLMAAAAPAPVAAQSKFTSITGFGDSYADTGSAPGGAFRLLGFPCPAGPPTYPTCRFSGGTNFVDSLQSTYNLPPLTNYAVGGAQTGSTNVIPGLPGFADEVATFVASGKRFSSSDLIALSIGGNDQAQFNSGNTLAQINAMAVASATNATTGVRQLIALGANNIAWVSPGNPFYFPAPFGDPALTFAQREEWARTYFQQLQLQLAPSANAGTRIFLFDLETLQARIVANPGQYGFLSASSCQLVLGIPGCLAASSAVQNSYFYWDTVHPTSAGFALIARYMANQIDAPLTVAPQGDVAMSIASGFANSIFGHLDAYRTFSSYGAGNVMNAMAADMPAKATRPPLAQSPWSIYGDVAYAGGNRDAQALLSSYNYNSVGGWIGIDYKVQPDLLVGGIFSYAQPNVNLATQNARYKIDAYQLGGYTSYTRQNWFADALIAYGRQAFATSRQGVIDTITGSTNADTFTVAAKGGYLWDVGRFRVGPVAGLAYTNAQIGGYTETGDILLTNVVNRQTLESLTGSAGVQVRAPFMMAGGLYSPYINVTAEHDFIGSARTLITTQVTTPLLPVLTPIDGRTSTYGRVNAGIAAAITDKVSANVQVVSTFARNDGNDYGVSGGVKVRF, from the coding sequence ATGGTTGAGCGGCGCAATATGCGTTTTGGGGTTCACCGCAGCGGTGGATTTGGTGCGCGGGGGCGTCAACTGGGCGCTGCCGCAGCGACGGCCGTCCTCATGGCGGCAGCCGCACCCGCGCCGGTCGCGGCGCAATCCAAGTTCACGAGCATCACGGGATTCGGCGACAGCTATGCCGATACGGGCAGCGCGCCGGGCGGTGCATTCCGCCTGCTCGGTTTCCCCTGTCCGGCGGGGCCGCCGACCTATCCGACCTGCCGGTTCAGCGGCGGCACCAACTTCGTGGACTCGCTGCAGTCGACCTACAATTTGCCGCCACTCACGAACTACGCGGTCGGCGGCGCGCAGACCGGCAGCACCAACGTGATCCCCGGGCTTCCCGGCTTTGCCGACGAGGTCGCGACCTTCGTCGCGAGCGGCAAGCGTTTTTCGTCCAGCGACCTGATCGCGCTGTCGATCGGCGGCAATGATCAGGCGCAGTTCAACAGCGGCAACACGCTCGCGCAGATCAATGCTATGGCGGTTGCCTCGGCCACCAACGCAACGACCGGCGTCCGGCAATTGATCGCGCTCGGAGCCAATAACATCGCCTGGGTGAGCCCGGGAAATCCGTTCTATTTCCCGGCGCCCTTCGGCGACCCGGCGCTCACATTTGCACAGCGCGAGGAATGGGCGCGGACCTATTTCCAGCAGCTTCAGCTGCAGCTCGCGCCATCAGCCAACGCAGGCACCCGGATCTTCCTGTTCGATCTCGAAACCCTGCAGGCGCGAATCGTCGCCAATCCCGGCCAATACGGCTTCCTCAGCGCCAGCTCTTGTCAGCTCGTGCTCGGCATTCCCGGCTGCCTTGCCGCATCGAGCGCCGTGCAGAACAGCTACTTCTATTGGGATACGGTGCATCCGACGAGCGCCGGCTTTGCCCTGATCGCCCGCTACATGGCCAATCAGATCGATGCGCCGCTGACGGTTGCGCCGCAGGGCGACGTCGCGATGTCGATTGCGTCAGGCTTCGCCAACTCGATCTTCGGCCATCTCGACGCCTATCGCACTTTCTCGTCCTATGGTGCGGGCAACGTCATGAACGCGATGGCTGCGGACATGCCGGCGAAGGCGACGCGGCCGCCTCTCGCGCAGAGCCCGTGGAGCATCTATGGAGACGTCGCCTATGCCGGCGGCAACCGCGACGCCCAGGCGCTGCTGTCGTCATACAACTACAATTCCGTCGGCGGCTGGATCGGCATCGACTACAAGGTCCAGCCCGATCTCCTGGTCGGCGGCATCTTCAGCTACGCCCAGCCCAACGTGAACCTGGCCACCCAGAACGCCCGCTACAAGATCGATGCCTATCAGCTCGGCGGCTACACCTCGTACACGCGCCAAAACTGGTTTGCCGACGCGCTGATCGCCTATGGCCGCCAGGCCTTCGCTACCAGCCGGCAGGGCGTGATCGACACCATTACCGGCTCGACCAACGCCGACACGTTCACGGTGGCGGCCAAGGGCGGCTATCTCTGGGATGTCGGCCGCTTCCGCGTCGGACCGGTCGCGGGCCTCGCCTACACCAACGCGCAGATCGGCGGTTACACCGAAACCGGCGACATCCTGCTCACCAATGTGGTCAATCGACAGACGTTGGAGAGCCTCACCGGCAGCGCCGGCGTGCAGGTCCGCGCGCCCTTCATGATGGCGGGCGGCCTCTACAGCCCGTACATCAACGTCACCGCCGAGCACGATTTCATCGGGTCGGCGCGAACGCTGATCACCACCCAGGTCACCACGCCGCTCTTGCCAGTGCTGACGCCGATCGATGGCCGCACCAGCACCTACGGTCGGGTCAATGCCGGCATCGCTGCCGCCATCACCGACAAGGTGAGCGCCAATGTGCAGGTGGTCAGCACTTTTGCGCGCAACGACGGCAACGACTACGGCGTCAGCGGCGGCGTCAAGGTCAGGTTCTGA
- a CDS encoding ABC transporter substrate-binding protein, whose protein sequence is MKRLFCALLFLWGAGAPALAQLSDDAVRIGVMTDLSSWGRDNTGPGSVEAAKMAIEEFGPTVLGKPIELISADHQMKVDVGTQLARGWFDNGKIDAIVDVPNSAIAIALHNMVSERNKVLLLSGAGASSLTDDLCSPNTVQFTYDTYALAKVTASAMVAEGGKSWFFVTADYTFGHQLEQDATRFIKQAGGEVLGSVRHPSNTSDFSSFALQAQNSKANVVAFANAGQDTQNAIKQANEFGLVRSGQKLVGLLLFDADVHAIGLREAQGTYMTTASYWNMDEKTRAWSKKFFARTGVMPSMIHTGVYGAVLHYLKAIASAGSDEAAKVMPKMRELPIEDAFVHQGKLREDGRVIRDMYLARVKKPEQSKEPWDYLEIVRRVKGDDAFRPVSESKCPLLKR, encoded by the coding sequence ATGAAGCGACTCTTCTGCGCCCTCCTGTTCCTATGGGGGGCGGGCGCGCCGGCGCTCGCCCAATTGTCCGACGACGCGGTCAGGATCGGCGTCATGACCGACTTGTCGAGCTGGGGCCGCGACAATACCGGCCCCGGATCGGTCGAGGCCGCCAAGATGGCGATCGAGGAGTTCGGCCCGACGGTGCTTGGCAAGCCAATCGAGCTGATCAGTGCCGACCACCAGATGAAGGTGGATGTCGGCACGCAGCTCGCCCGCGGCTGGTTCGACAACGGCAAGATCGACGCGATCGTCGACGTTCCCAATTCCGCCATCGCGATTGCGCTTCACAACATGGTGAGCGAGCGCAACAAGGTCTTGCTGCTGTCGGGAGCCGGCGCAAGCTCGCTCACCGACGATCTCTGCAGTCCCAACACCGTGCAGTTCACCTACGACACCTACGCGCTGGCAAAGGTGACGGCATCAGCGATGGTCGCCGAAGGCGGCAAATCCTGGTTCTTCGTCACCGCGGATTACACCTTTGGGCACCAGCTCGAGCAGGACGCGACCCGCTTCATCAAGCAGGCCGGCGGCGAGGTGCTCGGCAGCGTGCGTCATCCCTCCAACACGTCGGATTTCTCGTCCTTTGCCCTGCAGGCGCAGAACTCCAAGGCAAACGTCGTCGCCTTCGCCAATGCCGGCCAGGACACGCAGAATGCGATCAAGCAGGCCAACGAGTTCGGCCTCGTCCGCAGCGGACAGAAGCTGGTCGGGCTTTTGCTGTTCGACGCCGACGTGCACGCGATCGGCCTGCGCGAAGCGCAGGGAACCTACATGACGACGGCGTCGTACTGGAACATGGATGAGAAGACCCGCGCATGGTCCAAAAAGTTCTTCGCGCGGACCGGTGTCATGCCCTCCATGATCCACACCGGCGTCTACGGGGCCGTGCTGCACTACCTCAAGGCCATCGCATCAGCGGGAAGCGACGAGGCCGCAAAAGTGATGCCAAAGATGCGCGAACTGCCGATCGAGGATGCCTTCGTGCATCAGGGCAAGTTGCGCGAGGACGGCCGCGTGATCCGCGACATGTATCTGGCGCGGGTCAAGAAGCCGGAGCAATCGAAGGAGCCGTGGGACTATCTCGAGATCGTCAGGAGGGTGAAGGGCGACGACGCTTTCAGGCCGGTCTCGGAATCGAAGTGTCCGCTGCTGAAGCGTTGA
- a CDS encoding alkene reductase, translated as MVSLFDPIRLGTVQAPNRIFMAPMTRGRATLDHVPTPVMAQYYGQRASAGLILTEATGISLEGHAWPYAPGIWNSEQVEGWRAVTEAVHDAGGRIFAQLWHMGRLTHSRFPGRGRPVSASATTAPGLAQTYDGKLPYEEARALDLAEIPALVDQFANAACNAVRAGFDGVQIHAANGYLLDQFLRSSSNQRRDSYGGGPENRIRILEDVTVAVAQCIGADRTAVRLSPNGEIKGINDDDPEALFVTAAKMLSTLGIAFLEVREPDFNGTNGKADRLPVAPLMRAVFDGPLVLNSDYDADRGQAVLDAGQADAISFGRPFIANPDLPDRFARRLALRPSDQATWYSRGAEGYCEL; from the coding sequence ATGGTCAGTCTGTTCGATCCGATCCGGCTCGGCACCGTCCAAGCGCCGAACCGCATTTTCATGGCGCCGATGACCAGGGGGCGGGCCACGCTCGACCACGTGCCGACCCCTGTCATGGCGCAGTACTACGGACAGCGCGCATCTGCGGGGCTGATCCTCACCGAGGCGACTGGCATAAGCCTCGAAGGTCACGCTTGGCCCTACGCGCCAGGGATCTGGAATAGCGAACAAGTCGAAGGGTGGAGAGCCGTCACCGAAGCCGTGCACGACGCCGGTGGACGGATCTTTGCGCAGTTGTGGCACATGGGCAGGCTGACCCATTCGCGTTTTCCCGGACGCGGCCGGCCCGTCTCGGCATCCGCCACGACGGCGCCGGGTCTCGCCCAGACCTATGATGGGAAACTGCCCTACGAAGAGGCGAGGGCGCTCGACCTCGCCGAGATTCCCGCTCTCGTCGACCAGTTCGCGAATGCGGCCTGCAATGCCGTTCGTGCAGGGTTCGACGGCGTTCAGATTCATGCGGCGAATGGCTATCTGCTCGATCAGTTTCTGCGCAGCAGCTCCAATCAGCGGCGCGACAGCTATGGCGGCGGTCCCGAGAACCGCATCCGCATTCTTGAGGACGTGACGGTCGCGGTTGCCCAATGCATCGGTGCTGACCGGACCGCGGTGCGCCTCTCCCCGAATGGCGAGATCAAGGGCATCAACGACGACGATCCGGAAGCGCTGTTCGTAACAGCCGCAAAAATGCTCTCCACGCTCGGAATTGCGTTTCTGGAAGTCCGCGAGCCCGACTTCAACGGCACCAACGGCAAGGCCGACCGGCTGCCCGTCGCGCCGCTGATGCGCGCGGTCTTCGACGGTCCCCTGGTGCTGAACTCGGACTACGACGCGGACAGGGGGCAGGCCGTGCTCGATGCGGGACAGGCGGACGCGATCTCGTTCGGGCGGCCCTTCATTGCCAACCCTGACTTGCCCGATCGATTTGCGCGGCGCCTGGCGCTTCGGCCGTCCGACCAGGCAACCTGGTATTCACGCGGCGCGGAAGGGTACTGTGAGCTCTGA
- a CDS encoding acyl-CoA dehydrogenase, whose amino-acid sequence MNYVAPVRAMAFALDAVADLSENIRTGMHERADADTIQSVLDEAGTFAGEILSPLNRQGDLVGACLKDGHVTLPAGWRQAYTAWRDAGWNAIDLPEQWGGMGLPTRLAAACMEMWTSACMSFALGPVLTQGASEALLFHADEAIKALYLPKLVSGEWSATMNLTEPQAGSDLGALRTKAVPVGDGTYRITGQKIFITYGEHDLTDNIVHLVLARLPDAPAGTKGISLFLVPKFLPDAEGGIGRRNDVTCTRLEEKLGIHASPTCAMSFGENGGALGWLVGKENEGLACMFTMMNRARLYTGIQGVAVAERAYQQALAFAKLRRQGRAPGASQACPIIEHPDVRRNLMTMKALTAASRAIAYAAAAAIEQAEHGSVALREEAAARAGLLTPLTKAFCSEVGVEVASIGLQVHGGMGYVEETGAAQLYRDARITPIYEGTNGIQAIDLVTRKLPRGQTAATLFDEYEGYGRAAEKHADPLLGRTGAAVCEAVTDLRRASAYFLQAETSMEDRLAVATPYLRLFAVTAGAAYLAKGALTAAERLKQDRHNSFLQDEIATARFFAETMAVQSFGLARAVMNGAGVLKTGCVSDFACF is encoded by the coding sequence ATGAACTACGTTGCGCCTGTGCGCGCGATGGCATTCGCGCTGGACGCCGTCGCGGATCTCAGCGAGAACATCCGCACTGGCATGCACGAGCGTGCCGACGCCGATACCATCCAGAGCGTCCTTGACGAAGCAGGGACATTCGCCGGCGAAATCCTCTCACCGCTCAATCGGCAGGGCGATCTTGTCGGCGCCTGCCTCAAGGATGGGCACGTCACGCTGCCGGCTGGATGGCGCCAGGCCTACACCGCTTGGCGCGATGCTGGCTGGAACGCCATCGACCTGCCGGAGCAATGGGGCGGCATGGGTCTGCCGACGCGCCTTGCAGCTGCCTGCATGGAGATGTGGACGAGCGCCTGCATGTCGTTCGCGCTTGGCCCGGTGTTGACCCAGGGTGCGAGCGAGGCCCTGCTCTTCCACGCCGACGAGGCAATCAAGGCGCTCTACCTCCCAAAGCTCGTCAGCGGCGAATGGTCGGCGACGATGAATCTGACGGAGCCTCAAGCCGGCTCCGATCTCGGAGCACTTCGCACCAAGGCAGTGCCCGTCGGCGACGGCACCTACCGCATCACCGGCCAAAAAATCTTCATCACCTATGGCGAGCACGATCTGACCGACAACATCGTGCACCTCGTACTCGCACGCCTGCCCGATGCACCTGCCGGCACAAAGGGAATCTCGCTCTTCCTTGTGCCAAAATTTCTGCCCGATGCGGAAGGCGGCATCGGTCGGCGCAACGATGTGACATGCACGCGGCTCGAGGAGAAGCTCGGCATTCACGCCAGTCCGACCTGCGCGATGTCCTTTGGTGAAAACGGCGGTGCGCTGGGGTGGCTGGTCGGCAAGGAGAACGAGGGCCTGGCCTGCATGTTCACGATGATGAACCGGGCGCGTCTCTACACGGGCATCCAGGGCGTTGCCGTCGCCGAGAGGGCGTACCAGCAGGCGCTCGCATTCGCAAAACTTCGAAGGCAGGGCCGCGCGCCGGGCGCCTCGCAAGCGTGTCCGATCATCGAGCATCCGGATGTCCGCCGCAACTTGATGACGATGAAGGCGCTCACGGCTGCGTCGCGCGCGATCGCCTACGCTGCCGCGGCAGCCATCGAACAGGCCGAACACGGATCAGTTGCATTGCGCGAAGAAGCCGCCGCGCGCGCAGGCCTGCTCACTCCGCTCACCAAGGCGTTTTGCAGCGAGGTCGGCGTCGAGGTCGCCTCGATCGGGCTGCAGGTCCACGGCGGAATGGGCTACGTGGAGGAAACCGGCGCGGCGCAGCTTTACCGCGATGCCCGGATAACGCCGATCTACGAAGGCACCAACGGAATCCAGGCCATCGACCTCGTGACCCGCAAGCTTCCGCGCGGACAAACGGCCGCGACGCTGTTCGACGAGTACGAGGGTTACGGGCGCGCGGCCGAGAAACATGCCGACCCTCTGCTCGGACGAACGGGAGCCGCCGTCTGCGAAGCCGTGACCGATCTTCGCCGTGCCTCCGCCTACTTCCTGCAAGCGGAAACCTCGATGGAGGACCGACTGGCCGTAGCGACGCCTTATCTGCGCTTGTTCGCCGTTACCGCGGGCGCCGCCTATCTCGCCAAGGGAGCTTTGACCGCCGCGGAGCGTCTCAAGCAGGATCGCCACAACAGCTTTCTTCAGGACGAGATCGCGACCGCTCGCTTCTTCGCCGAGACCATGGCGGTTCAGAGCTTTGGGCTGGCACGGGCGGTCATGAACGGCGCCGGCGTCTTGAAGACGGGTTGTGTTTCCGACTTCGCCTGCTTTTGA